From the Prunus dulcis chromosome 4, ALMONDv2, whole genome shotgun sequence genome, one window contains:
- the LOC117624067 gene encoding 60S ribosomal protein L18a isoform X2, whose translation MSDDSKTRGLAGDQQSQQYYGTFQGVANYYPTVPPPPPEPVVGFPQPVPPPGSTGRPPLPPHHQHHHHHHHHHRGYQTVTGYAVVEGRPVHERRLPCCGMGIGWLLFIIGFFLGGIPWYVGTFILLCVRVDYREKPGYVACTIAFHQYQVVGRKLPTASDEHPKIYRMKLWATNEVRAKSKFWYFLRKLKKVKKSNGQVLAINEIFEKNPTTIKNYGIWLRYQSRTGYHNMYKEYRDTTLNGAVEQMYIEMASRHRVRFPCIQIIKTATIPAKLCKRESTKQFHNSKIKFPLVFRKVRPPSRKLKTTYKASRPNLFV comes from the exons CCACGGTTCCTCCGCCACCGCCTGAGCCGGTCGTCGGTTTCCCTCAGCCGGTTCCTCCTCCCGGTTCGACTGGCCGCCCTCCCTTGCCTCCCCATCAccagcatcatcatcatcatcatcatcaccatcgtGGATACCAAACGGTCACTG GTTATGCTGTTGTTGAGGGAAGACCTGTGCATGAACGCCGCCTTCCTTGCTGTGGTATGGGCATCGGCTGGTTATT GTTTATAATTGGGTTCTTTCTTGGAGGCATCCCCTGGTATGTTGGAACTTTCATCTTACTTTGCGTGCGGGTGGACTACAGAGAAAAACCTGGATATGTAGCATGCACAATAGCT TTCCACCAGTACCAGGTTGTTGGAAGGAAGCTCCCTACGGCATCTGATGAACACCCCAAGATTTACCGAATGAAGCTCTGGGCCACCAATGAGGTTCGCGCCAAGTCCAAGTTCTG GTATTTCCTGAGGAAGCTGAAGAAGGTCAAGAAGAGCAATGGCCAAGTGCTTGCCATTAATGAG ATATTTGAGAAGAACCCAACTACTATCAAGAACTATGGTATTTGGTTGCGGTATCAAAGCAGGACAGGTTATCACAACATGTACAAGGAGTACCGTGACACAACCCTCAACGGAGCTGTGGAGCAGATGTACATTGAGATGGCTTCTCGCCACAGGGTCAGGTTTCCTTGTATCCAGATCATCAAGACTGCTACTATCCCGGCTAAACTTTGCAAGAGGGAAAGCACCAAGCAATTCCATAACTCCAAGATCAAGTTCCCATTGGTGTTCAGGAAAGTGAGGCCACCATCCAGGAAGTTGAAGACAACATACAAGGCATCGAGGCCCAACTTGTTTGTGTAA
- the LOC117626794 gene encoding urease accessory protein G, with protein sequence MADHHHDHDHHNQGHEHHHHHDHEHDHSHGTSGTNSWVAPDGKVYHSHDGLAPHSHEPIYSPGYFSRRAQPLLTRNFSERAFTIGIGGPVGTGKTALMLALCKLLRDKYSLAAVTNDIFTKEDGEFLVKHGALPEERIRAVETGGCPHAAIREDISINLGPLEELSNLYKTDILLCESGGDNLAANFSRELADYIIYIIDVSGGDKIPRKGGPGITQADLLVINKTDLAPAVGADLAVMERDALRMRDGGPFVFAQVKHGHGVEEIVNHILQAWELATGKKRH encoded by the exons ATGGCTGATCACCATCATGATCATGACCACCACAATCAAGGCCATGAACATCACCACCATCATGATCATGAACATGATCATAGCCATGGGACTTCAGGAACAAATTCATGGGTAGCCCCAGATGGGAAGGTGTACCATAGCCATGATGGGCTGGCGCCACACTCGCATGAACCCATATACTCCCCTGGCTACTTCAGCAGAAGAGCTCAACCTCTTCTCACCAGGAATTTCAGTGAAAGGGCTTTTACTATTGGCATTGGTGGACCAGTCGGTACTGG GAAAACCGCTTTGATGCTGGCTCTGTGTAAGCTTTTGCGTGACAAGTACAGTCTTGCTGCT GTGACAAATGATATATTCACAAAAGAGGATGGTGAGTTCTTGGTGAAACACGGGGCACTTCCTGAAGAAAGAATACGTGCTGTTGAAACTGGGGGATGCCCCCACGCTGCAATTCGTGAAGACATCAGCATTAATCTAGGCCCCCTCGAGGAGCTTTCTAACTTGTACAAGACAGACATACTGCTTTGTGAATCAGGCGGAG ATAATTTAGCTGCGAACTTCAGTCGGGAACTGGCTGACTATATCATTTACATAATAGATGTATCTGGTGGTGATAAAATTCCACGAAAAGGTGGTCCTGGAATCACCCAAGCTGACCTCCTA GTGATCAACAAGACGGACCTTGCACCAGCAGTTGGAGCTGATTTGGCTGTAATGGAACGTGATGCACTTCGAATGCGAGACGGAGGGCCATTTGTCTTTGCTCAG GTGAAGCATGGTCATGGAGTAGAGGAAATCGTGAACCACATATTACAGGCTTGGGAACTAGCAACAGGAAAGAAGCGCCACTGA
- the LOC117626795 gene encoding cytochrome b561 domain-containing protein At4g18260, which translates to MQTSLKLASLAISTFYVLLLPLVGCSYHEEGNQPNDKSTEEHSHKLSPQMTSNVTVHGLLSWFSMGFLMPVGILIIRMSVREERGTTRARVLFYLHVILQMLSVLLATAGAVMSLRNFENSFNNNHQRLGLALYGAIWVQALTGFFRPHRGKKERSFWYMVHWMLGTLISLVGIINIYTGLNAYHKRTQRSSGLWTLLFTAEVSFIAVYYLIQDKREYIQKQGVILGNLEPITQDQENVQRQNQKELLPQQPCGKHNALKNLFD; encoded by the exons ATGCAAACTTCTCTCAAGCTAGCATCTTTGGCTATTTCTACATTTTATGTTCTTCTTCTACCCTTAGTTGGCTGTTCATATCATGAAGAGGGCAACCAACCCAACGATAAGAGCACAGAAGAACACTCTCACAAG TTGAGTCCTCAGATGACATCCAATGTCACAGTTCATGGGCTCCTCTCATGGTTTTCAATGGGGTTCTTAATGCCTGTTGGAATTCTTATCATCAGAATGTCTGTTAGAGAAGAACGTGGGACGACAAGGGCCAGAGTTCTCTTCTATCTCCATGTTATTTTACAG ATGCTCTCAGTGCTTCTTGCCACAGCTGGAGCTGTCATGTCCCTCAGAAACTTTGAGAACTCATTCAACAACAACCACCAAAGATTAGGTCTAGCACTTTATGGTGCCATCTGGGTGCAAGCCTTGACAGGATTTTTCAGGCCTCACAG gggaaagaaagagagaagttTTTGGTACATGGTGCATTGGATGCTTGGAACCCTAATATCATTGGTTGGgatcatcaacatatacaCTGGTTTAAATGCCTACCATAAGAGAACACAGAGAAGCTCAGGGCTTTGGACTCTCCTTTTCACAGCTGAAGTGTCTTTCATTGCTGTCTATTATCTAATCCAAGACAAAAGAGAGTACATACAAAAGCAAGGAGTGATTTTAGGCAATCTTGAACCAATCACTCAAGATCAAGAAAATGTTCAAAGGCAAAACCAAAAGGAGCTGCTGCCACAGCAGCCATGTGGCAAACACAATGCACTCAAGAACTTGTTTGACTAA
- the LOC117624067 gene encoding 60S ribosomal protein L18a-2 isoform X1: MGTFKFHQYQVVGRKLPTASDEHPKIYRMKLWATNEVRAKSKFWYFLRKLKKVKKSNGQVLAINEIFEKNPTTIKNYGIWLRYQSRTGYHNMYKEYRDTTLNGAVEQMYIEMASRHRVRFPCIQIIKTATIPAKLCKRESTKQFHNSKIKFPLVFRKVRPPSRKLKTTYKASRPNLFV, encoded by the exons ATGGGTACTTTCAAG TTCCACCAGTACCAGGTTGTTGGAAGGAAGCTCCCTACGGCATCTGATGAACACCCCAAGATTTACCGAATGAAGCTCTGGGCCACCAATGAGGTTCGCGCCAAGTCCAAGTTCTG GTATTTCCTGAGGAAGCTGAAGAAGGTCAAGAAGAGCAATGGCCAAGTGCTTGCCATTAATGAG ATATTTGAGAAGAACCCAACTACTATCAAGAACTATGGTATTTGGTTGCGGTATCAAAGCAGGACAGGTTATCACAACATGTACAAGGAGTACCGTGACACAACCCTCAACGGAGCTGTGGAGCAGATGTACATTGAGATGGCTTCTCGCCACAGGGTCAGGTTTCCTTGTATCCAGATCATCAAGACTGCTACTATCCCGGCTAAACTTTGCAAGAGGGAAAGCACCAAGCAATTCCATAACTCCAAGATCAAGTTCCCATTGGTGTTCAGGAAAGTGAGGCCACCATCCAGGAAGTTGAAGACAACATACAAGGCATCGAGGCCCAACTTGTTTGTGTAA